A single Urocitellus parryii isolate mUroPar1 unplaced genomic scaffold, mUroPar1.hap1 Scaffold_164, whole genome shotgun sequence DNA region contains:
- the LOC144251717 gene encoding uncharacterized protein LOC144251717 isoform X1: MVDYYEVLGVQRHASPEDIKKAYRKLALRWHPDKNPENKEEAERKFKQVAEAYEVLSDAKKRDIYDKYGKEGLNGGGGGGSHFDSPFEFGFTFRNPDDVFRDFFGGRDPFSFDFFGVLGDFHFQAVRIYTQEKKLHHGYYVYEVTVQPPGGFEEVASEDLEPSEELEQPSFEEAVEDSPSDENSEVLDVISSEELDLFSEEEPSEGCSRGQGELLSEELDLISSEEEASPGDTEEFSEDCEELLSEEEQYSGPELEALLVHQ, translated from the exons ATGGTGGATTACTATGAAGTTCTAGGCGTGCAGAGACATGCCTCACCCGAGGATATCAAAAAGGC ATACCGGAAACTTGCACTAAGGTGGCATCCAGATAAAAATCCTGAGAAtaaagaagaagcagagagaaaattcaaacaagTAGCTGAGGCATATGAGGTGTTATCAGATG ctAAAAAACGGGACATCTATGACAAGTATGGCAAAGAAGGCTTaaatggtggaggtggag GTGGAAGTCATTTTGACAGTCCATTTGAGTTTGGCTTCACATTCCGGAACCCAGATGATGTCTTCAGGGACTTTTTTGGTGGAAGGGACCCATTTTCCTTCGACTTCTTTG GTGTTCTAGGGGACTTCCATTTTCAGGCTGTAAGGATttacacacaggaaaagaagcTGCACCATGGCTACTACGTGTACGAGGTGACTGTGCAGCCTCCTGGCG GGTTCGAGGAAGTGGCCAGTGAGGACTTGGAGCCTAGTGAAGAACTAGAGCAGCCTTCTTTTGAGGAGGCAGTGGAAGACTCTCCAAGTGACGAGAACAGTGAGGTTTTGGATGTGATATCCAGCGAGGAGCTGGACCTCTTTAGTGAAGAAGAGCCAAGCGAAGGTTGTAGCCGGGGCCAGGGCGAACTTCTCAGTGAGGAGTTGGACCTCATATCCAGCGAGGAGGAAGCcagccctggggacacagaggagtTCAGCGAGGATTGCGAGGAGCTGCTGAGCGAGGAGGAGCAGTACAGTGGGCCAGAACTTGAGGCACTACTTGTTCATCAATAA
- the LOC144251717 gene encoding uncharacterized protein LOC144251717 isoform X4, giving the protein MVDYYEVLGVQRHASPEDIKKAYRKLALRWHPDKNPENKEEAERKFKQVAEAYEVLSDGGSHFDSPFEFGFTFRNPDDVFRDFFGGRDPFSFDFFGVLGDFHFQAVRIYTQEKKLHHGYYVYEVTVQPPGGFEEVASEDLEPSEELEQPSFEEAVEDSPSDENSEVLDVISSEELDLFSEEEPSEGCSRGQGELLSEELDLISSEEEASPGDTEEFSEDCEELLSEEEQYSGPELEALLVHQ; this is encoded by the exons ATGGTGGATTACTATGAAGTTCTAGGCGTGCAGAGACATGCCTCACCCGAGGATATCAAAAAGGC ATACCGGAAACTTGCACTAAGGTGGCATCCAGATAAAAATCCTGAGAAtaaagaagaagcagagagaaaattcaaacaagTAGCTGAGGCATATGAGGTGTTATCAGATG GTGGAAGTCATTTTGACAGTCCATTTGAGTTTGGCTTCACATTCCGGAACCCAGATGATGTCTTCAGGGACTTTTTTGGTGGAAGGGACCCATTTTCCTTCGACTTCTTTG GTGTTCTAGGGGACTTCCATTTTCAGGCTGTAAGGATttacacacaggaaaagaagcTGCACCATGGCTACTACGTGTACGAGGTGACTGTGCAGCCTCCTGGCG GGTTCGAGGAAGTGGCCAGTGAGGACTTGGAGCCTAGTGAAGAACTAGAGCAGCCTTCTTTTGAGGAGGCAGTGGAAGACTCTCCAAGTGACGAGAACAGTGAGGTTTTGGATGTGATATCCAGCGAGGAGCTGGACCTCTTTAGTGAAGAAGAGCCAAGCGAAGGTTGTAGCCGGGGCCAGGGCGAACTTCTCAGTGAGGAGTTGGACCTCATATCCAGCGAGGAGGAAGCcagccctggggacacagaggagtTCAGCGAGGATTGCGAGGAGCTGCTGAGCGAGGAGGAGCAGTACAGTGGGCCAGAACTTGAGGCACTACTTGTTCATCAATAA